A genome region from Frankineae bacterium MT45 includes the following:
- a CDS encoding Phytoene dehydrogenase-related protein (manually curated) yields MSSTPDAVVVGSGPNGLAAALTLAESGLRVRVIEAADGPGGGCRTAELTLPGFRHDVCSTVQSMAELSPFFTGLNLRELGVRLLRPEIAFAQPLEHGQAALGFGDLERTASGLGADAAAWRRLLAALTAQHEALFPEILGDLRHRPRHPVTLARFGLPGLLPARTLATGLFREESTRALFAGLAAHSMRRLSAPLTSAFAVVLAVSAHVGGWPVVEGGSVAISDALVRRLTELGVEFEYGHEVTSLAELPPSRVTLLDLTPRQLLRIGGDRLPSRYRRQLQRFRYGPGSFKIDYALSESVPWTNPECRRAGTLHVGGSMGEIAASEAEVEAGRHSDAPYVLVVQPSIVDPTRAPAGRHTLWAYCHVPSGSTLDRTAAVERQLERFAPGFKDIVLARATRTAAEYHEYNPNYVGGDINAGRAGVGPAFLGPVPGGLRYAPLPRWSRYRTPLPGVYLCSASTPPGGGVHGMCGQNAAREAIAREFG; encoded by the coding sequence GTGAGTTCGACACCGGACGCGGTTGTGGTCGGGTCGGGGCCGAACGGCCTCGCCGCTGCCCTGACGCTCGCCGAATCCGGCCTTCGGGTGCGGGTCATCGAGGCGGCCGACGGCCCCGGTGGGGGCTGCCGGACGGCGGAACTCACGCTCCCCGGCTTCCGCCACGACGTCTGCTCGACGGTGCAGTCCATGGCTGAGCTCTCCCCGTTCTTCACCGGCCTCAACCTCCGCGAACTCGGCGTACGTCTGCTGCGACCGGAGATCGCCTTCGCGCAGCCGCTGGAGCACGGTCAAGCGGCTCTTGGATTCGGCGACCTAGAGCGGACAGCGAGCGGGCTGGGGGCCGACGCCGCGGCCTGGCGCCGGTTGCTGGCTGCGTTGACGGCCCAGCACGAAGCACTCTTCCCTGAGATATTAGGAGATCTGCGCCATCGGCCGCGTCATCCGGTAACGCTGGCCCGCTTCGGCCTGCCCGGCCTACTGCCGGCGCGGACGCTCGCCACCGGCCTGTTTCGGGAGGAGTCCACCCGGGCCCTCTTCGCCGGCCTGGCCGCGCACAGCATGCGTCGGTTGAGTGCGCCGCTCACCTCGGCCTTCGCGGTCGTGCTCGCCGTCAGCGCGCACGTCGGCGGCTGGCCGGTGGTCGAAGGTGGCAGCGTGGCGATCAGCGACGCGCTGGTGCGGCGCCTCACCGAACTCGGTGTGGAGTTCGAGTACGGCCATGAGGTCACGTCGCTGGCCGAACTGCCGCCCAGCCGGGTCACCCTCCTCGACCTGACGCCGCGGCAACTGCTGCGGATCGGCGGTGACCGTCTGCCGTCGCGCTACCGCCGCCAATTGCAGCGGTTTCGCTACGGTCCGGGCAGCTTCAAGATCGACTATGCGCTGAGCGAGAGCGTCCCCTGGACGAACCCGGAGTGCCGGCGGGCAGGCACCCTGCACGTTGGTGGGAGCATGGGCGAGATCGCCGCGAGCGAGGCGGAGGTGGAGGCTGGACGGCACAGCGACGCGCCGTACGTGCTCGTGGTGCAGCCGAGCATCGTCGACCCGACCCGTGCCCCGGCGGGACGCCACACGCTCTGGGCCTACTGCCACGTCCCCAGCGGCTCGACCCTCGACCGCACCGCGGCGGTCGAGCGACAGCTGGAGCGTTTCGCCCCTGGTTTCAAGGACATCGTCCTGGCCCGGGCCACCCGCACCGCGGCGGAGTACCACGAATACAACCCGAACTACGTCGGTGGTGACATCAACGCGGGTAGGGCCGGAGTGGGCCCGGCGTTCCTCGGACCGGTTCCCGGCGGCCTGCGCTACGCGCCGCTCCCCCGCTGGTCGCGCTATCGCACTCCGCTGCCCGGGGTCTACCTCTGCTCCGCGTCGACTCCACCCGGCGGCGGCGTGCATGGCATGTGTGGGCAGAACGCAGCCCGGGAGGCGATTGCCCGCGAGTTCGGCTGA
- a CDS encoding Predicted N-acetyltransferase YhbS, with protein MWPPGWTYQFAPPRWRRRVVIGTNHLGARSIRQSLVIRGEMMADPGLGPRWWGEQIRRRQGHLDVTETDVETIEPLRRAVLRDGRADLDARTPEDDRPSTLHLVATLLPDRQIAGCLTLIEQPFIDDSRRVNLRLVLMAVDPQVQHGGVGTLLVGAAQTVAAGAGCGIWANARDSALGFYARLGFVVSGDGFIGAMNLPHHRIYWIGSASSSDPEAGE; from the coding sequence GTGTGGCCGCCGGGATGGACCTACCAATTCGCGCCGCCGAGGTGGCGCCGTCGGGTAGTTATCGGGACCAACCACCTCGGGGCGAGAAGTATCCGGCAATCCTTGGTGATCCGGGGCGAGATGATGGCTGATCCGGGTCTTGGACCACGCTGGTGGGGTGAGCAGATCCGTCGGCGTCAGGGGCACTTGGACGTCACGGAGACCGACGTCGAGACGATCGAGCCGCTGCGCCGCGCTGTCCTCCGCGACGGCCGGGCCGACCTCGACGCCCGGACGCCGGAGGACGACCGGCCGAGCACGCTGCATCTGGTCGCAACCCTGTTGCCGGACCGGCAGATCGCCGGCTGCTTGACGCTGATCGAGCAGCCTTTCATTGACGATTCCCGGCGGGTCAACCTCCGGTTGGTGTTGATGGCGGTCGACCCGCAGGTGCAGCACGGGGGAGTCGGGACACTGTTGGTCGGTGCGGCCCAGACGGTCGCCGCCGGGGCCGGTTGCGGGATCTGGGCCAACGCCCGCGACTCCGCGCTTGGCTTCTACGCCCGCCTCGGGTTCGTGGTGTCAGGGGATGGGTTCATCGGTGCGATGAACCTGCCCCATCACCGGATCTACTGGATCGGGTCAGCTAGCAGCTCAGATCCGGAAGCCGGAGAGTGA
- a CDS encoding methyl-accepting chemotaxis protein, with the protein MPEFSTAPAPASAPQSEHRGLVGRIADLSISTKVISLISVGLIGMISVGAVGLIGLSRTNRTAQQLVSNIAVRANDFGATREAFARMRINLVQAGTFARAGDIQDGLDTYEKKKAITLAGLQKYAAGPLTAQQRSIMEKTVTPGISQIISIADAKLIPLAKTPHTLAENLQFSTIYGDEVGPLVDSLQDAINDLSAVDTARLQSGLHDIATTRRSANILLLGITGVAAIAVIGIGIILVRLIAPPIRRVEAVLTGFADGDFTGTADVASRDEIGRMAAALEQAQSALRAAFGSMNLSATSLAGAAEELSTVGSQVFTSAELTSTQSNATADVALAVSANVQTVAAATEQMNASVREIAQSAAGAAEVAASAVQEAQTATDTVSRLGESSSEVGEVIRVITSIASQTNLLALNATIEAARAGEAGKGFAVVASEVKDLAQATAKATDDIAGRLEAIQSDTHDAVNAIGRVSTVIEEINRFQLVIASAVEEQSAATAEIARNVHNAADGAEQISRNLTSVVESARSSSEGTGQSERSAQEVARLSVDLHHSLSGFRI; encoded by the coding sequence ATGCCCGAATTCAGCACCGCTCCTGCGCCGGCCAGCGCCCCGCAGTCCGAGCATCGCGGCCTCGTCGGCCGCATCGCCGACCTGTCGATCTCGACTAAGGTCATCTCCCTGATCTCGGTCGGTCTCATCGGCATGATCTCGGTTGGCGCGGTCGGACTGATTGGGCTTTCGCGGACCAACCGCACGGCTCAGCAACTCGTCTCGAACATCGCGGTGCGGGCCAACGACTTCGGCGCCACCCGCGAGGCGTTCGCCCGGATGCGGATCAACCTGGTGCAGGCCGGCACCTTCGCCCGCGCCGGTGACATTCAGGACGGGCTGGACACCTACGAGAAGAAGAAGGCGATCACGCTCGCCGGGCTGCAGAAGTACGCGGCCGGCCCGCTCACCGCGCAGCAGCGCTCGATCATGGAGAAGACCGTCACCCCCGGCATCTCCCAGATCATCTCGATCGCCGACGCCAAGCTGATTCCGCTGGCCAAGACCCCGCACACGCTGGCCGAGAACCTGCAGTTCTCCACCATCTACGGCGATGAGGTCGGTCCCCTCGTCGACTCGCTGCAGGACGCCATCAACGACCTCAGCGCAGTCGACACCGCGCGCCTGCAGTCCGGGCTGCACGACATCGCCACCACTCGCCGCAGCGCGAACATCCTGCTGCTCGGCATCACCGGTGTCGCGGCGATCGCCGTCATCGGTATCGGCATCATCCTGGTCCGCCTCATCGCCCCGCCGATCCGCCGGGTCGAGGCCGTCCTCACCGGTTTCGCCGACGGCGACTTCACCGGCACGGCCGATGTCGCCAGCCGCGACGAGATCGGCCGGATGGCGGCCGCGCTGGAGCAGGCCCAGTCGGCTCTGCGAGCCGCCTTCGGTTCGATGAACCTGTCGGCGACCAGCCTGGCCGGTGCCGCCGAAGAGTTGAGCACGGTCGGCAGCCAGGTCTTCACCAGCGCTGAGCTCACCTCAACCCAGTCGAACGCGACCGCCGACGTGGCGCTCGCCGTCTCGGCCAACGTCCAGACCGTCGCCGCAGCCACCGAGCAGATGAACGCCAGCGTCCGTGAGATCGCCCAGTCGGCCGCCGGTGCGGCCGAGGTCGCCGCCAGCGCCGTCCAGGAGGCGCAGACCGCCACCGACACGGTGAGCCGGCTCGGCGAGTCGAGCTCGGAGGTCGGCGAGGTCATCCGCGTCATCACCAGCATCGCCTCGCAGACCAACCTCCTCGCGCTCAACGCGACGATCGAGGCGGCCCGGGCCGGCGAGGCCGGCAAGGGCTTCGCGGTGGTCGCCAGCGAGGTGAAGGACCTGGCTCAGGCAACGGCGAAGGCCACCGACGACATCGCCGGACGGCTGGAGGCCATCCAGTCCGACACCCACGACGCGGTGAACGCCATCGGACGCGTCTCCACCGTCATCGAGGAGATCAACCGCTTCCAGCTCGTCATCGCCTCGGCGGTCGAGGAGCAGTCGGCGGCCACCGCTGAGATCGCCCGCAACGTGCACAACGCGGCGGACGGGGCGGAGCAGATCTCACGCAATCTGACGTCGGTCGTCGAGTCGGCCCGCAGCTCCAGCGAGGGCACCGGGCAGTCCGAGCGCTCCGCGCAGGAGGTCGCCCGCCTCTCGGTCGATCTGCATCACTCACTCTCCGGCTTCCGGATCTGA
- a CDS encoding 3',5'-cyclic AMP phosphodiesterase CpdA: MAGKLFATSDLHIGYRENLELTLDLRPESDEDWLLVAGDIAERSDAVEKVLDYLSQRFAKVVWAPGNHELWTTPTDPVQLNGVARYEHLVASCRELGVLTPEDPFPVWSGPDGPVTIAPLFLLYDYTFRVAGCADKAESLAGAYAAGVVCTDERFLDPSPYGSCEAWCQDRVAYSEGRLAACDPQLPIVIVNHWPLVREPTRVLRFPEFAQWCGTELTADWHRRFNTAAVVYGHLHIPRTTHYDGVRFEEVSLGYPREWRARRTGPVLPRQILPLAVQTG, translated from the coding sequence GTGGCCGGGAAACTATTTGCGACGAGCGATCTGCACATCGGGTATCGGGAGAACCTGGAGCTGACGCTCGACCTGCGACCGGAGAGCGACGAGGACTGGCTGCTGGTCGCCGGCGACATCGCCGAGCGCTCGGACGCCGTCGAGAAGGTGCTCGACTACCTGTCGCAGCGCTTCGCGAAGGTGGTCTGGGCACCCGGCAACCATGAACTCTGGACCACTCCGACCGACCCGGTGCAGCTGAACGGTGTGGCGCGGTATGAGCATCTGGTCGCCAGTTGCCGCGAACTGGGCGTGCTCACGCCGGAGGACCCGTTCCCGGTCTGGAGCGGCCCGGACGGTCCGGTGACGATCGCGCCGCTCTTCCTGCTCTACGACTACACGTTCCGGGTCGCCGGCTGCGCCGACAAGGCCGAATCCCTGGCCGGGGCCTACGCAGCCGGAGTGGTCTGCACCGACGAGCGCTTCCTCGACCCGTCCCCGTATGGCAGCTGCGAGGCGTGGTGCCAGGATCGGGTCGCCTACAGCGAAGGCCGGTTGGCCGCCTGCGATCCACAACTGCCGATCGTGATCGTCAACCACTGGCCCCTGGTCCGGGAGCCGACGCGTGTGCTGCGCTTTCCGGAGTTCGCGCAGTGGTGCGGGACGGAATTGACGGCCGACTGGCACCGCCGCTTCAACACCGCCGCCGTGGTCTACGGCCACCTGCACATCCCGCGGACCACGCACTACGACGGCGTCCGCTTCGAGGAGGTGTCGCTGGGGTATCCCCGGGAGTGGCGGGCCCGTCGCACAGGCCCGGTGCTACCCCGCCAGATACTGCCGCTCGCGGTGCAGACTGGATGA
- a CDS encoding N-acetylglucosaminyl deacetylase, LmbE family, whose translation MTQDLEPVDEEWSTALAIVAHPDDLEYCAAAAIARWSDQGKRVVYCLATSGEAGIDSLAPEECGPLREREQIASAAVVGVQKVEFLGYPDGVLEYGLALRRDVSRAVRRHRPEVVITGNFAERWGPGAMNQADHIALGRAVLDGVRDAGNRWVFRELLDEGLPPWSAKTLLVAGSPLAAHAVDTSDYLALGIASLKEHAAYLAGLGDHAMADPEEFLESTARSTGTRLGTRFAVAFEVIGL comes from the coding sequence ATGACCCAAGATCTGGAACCGGTTGACGAGGAATGGTCCACGGCGCTCGCGATTGTGGCGCACCCCGACGATCTCGAATACTGCGCCGCGGCGGCGATCGCGCGCTGGAGCGACCAGGGGAAGCGCGTTGTCTACTGCCTGGCCACCAGCGGCGAGGCCGGTATCGATTCGCTGGCCCCCGAGGAGTGCGGACCGTTGCGGGAACGGGAGCAGATCGCCTCCGCCGCCGTGGTTGGCGTGCAGAAGGTCGAGTTCCTCGGCTACCCCGACGGCGTCCTCGAGTACGGCCTGGCGCTGCGGCGTGACGTCTCGCGGGCGGTGCGGCGACATCGTCCGGAGGTGGTGATCACCGGTAATTTCGCCGAACGCTGGGGGCCGGGGGCGATGAATCAGGCCGATCACATCGCGCTGGGGCGCGCCGTGCTGGACGGGGTCCGCGACGCCGGCAACCGCTGGGTCTTCAGGGAACTGCTGGACGAGGGATTGCCACCGTGGAGCGCGAAGACGCTGCTGGTGGCCGGCTCACCCCTGGCCGCCCACGCCGTCGACACTTCCGACTACCTGGCGTTGGGTATCGCCTCGCTGAAGGAACACGCGGCCTATCTGGCCGGGCTCGGCGACCACGCGATGGCCGACCCGGAGGAGTTCCTGGAGTCGACGGCCCGAAGCACGGGCACCCGCCTCGGGACACGCTTCGCCGTCGCCTTCGAGGTCATCGGCCTCTGA
- a CDS encoding Thioesterase-like superfamily protein: protein MVPRLFSLVSAISLSTISPSTISPSPITPGSIPPGSTTSRFEADVDGDWTIGGKPNGGYLLTMMGRAAATVGQHPHVIAASAHYLRSPDPGPVTLDAEVLRGGRSASQVRVRMLQEGRPCVEALITTSTLDPDTKPHWDAGVPPRPTLEPGDCLRNPSTSPIGLQVPIMDQVDLRIEPETFGFVSQRPAGLGELRGWLALPADEPFDPAALLYAVDAFPPATFDIEMTGWVPTLELTVYIRALPAPGPVQVLQRAQLIDAQRVDEVCYVWDSTGRLVAHGTQLAGIRLG from the coding sequence ATGGTTCCCAGACTCTTCTCACTCGTCAGCGCGATCAGCCTGAGCACGATCAGCCCAAGCACGATCAGCCCGAGCCCGATCACGCCGGGGTCGATCCCGCCGGGCTCAACCACTTCACGCTTCGAGGCCGACGTCGATGGAGACTGGACGATCGGGGGCAAACCCAATGGTGGCTACCTGCTGACGATGATGGGACGCGCGGCGGCCACGGTCGGCCAGCATCCGCACGTCATCGCCGCCTCCGCCCACTACCTACGCTCCCCCGATCCGGGGCCGGTGACCCTCGACGCCGAGGTGCTGCGCGGCGGGCGATCAGCTAGTCAGGTCCGGGTTCGGATGCTGCAGGAGGGACGCCCCTGCGTCGAAGCGCTGATCACCACGAGCACGCTGGACCCGGACACGAAGCCCCACTGGGATGCCGGGGTTCCGCCTCGCCCCACCCTGGAACCTGGCGATTGCCTGCGAAACCCGAGCACTTCGCCGATCGGGCTGCAGGTGCCGATCATGGACCAGGTTGATCTGCGCATCGAACCGGAGACTTTCGGCTTCGTAAGCCAGCGGCCGGCGGGGCTCGGCGAGCTGCGCGGCTGGCTCGCGCTGCCCGCCGACGAGCCCTTCGACCCGGCGGCGCTGCTGTACGCCGTCGACGCCTTCCCACCGGCAACCTTCGACATCGAGATGACGGGCTGGGTCCCCACCCTGGAGCTCACGGTCTACATCCGGGCGCTCCCGGCCCCGGGTCCGGTGCAGGTGCTGCAGCGGGCCCAGTTGATCGACGCCCAGCGGGTGGACGAGGTCTGCTACGTCTGGGACAGCACCGGACGGCTCGTGGCGCACGGCACCCAGCTGGCCGGCATTCGACTGGGCTGA
- a CDS encoding transcriptional regulator, LysR family → MLSSHLPDLNALEVFLAVARTGSLNAASAEVGVSQQAISARITSIEAQIGVVLLSRTPRGSTLTPVGVVVAEWASRLVEAAAELDAGLASLRHDRRARLRVSASLTVAEQLLPRWLVALRAGNQQRGEQPAEIDLLATNSDVVAATVRDGRADVGFVEGPQPPKGLRSRAVGHDRLAVVVPPEHPWSRRQRPLTATELGRTSLVSREVGSGTRDALSAALRSALGDDYEPPPPSLALSTAAAVRSAVIAGAGPAVLSELAVADDLSSGRLRQIRVEGLELTRTLRAVWLGGATPPSGAARDLVAIAVAHPAGRR, encoded by the coding sequence ATGCTCAGCTCGCATCTGCCCGATCTCAACGCGCTTGAGGTATTCCTCGCCGTCGCCCGGACGGGCAGCCTCAACGCGGCCTCGGCCGAGGTCGGCGTCAGCCAGCAGGCGATCTCGGCCCGGATCACCTCCATCGAGGCGCAGATCGGTGTCGTCCTGCTCAGCCGTACTCCCCGCGGCTCGACCCTCACCCCGGTCGGGGTCGTGGTCGCCGAATGGGCCTCCCGCCTTGTCGAAGCCGCCGCCGAGTTGGACGCTGGGCTGGCGTCGCTGCGCCACGACCGTCGGGCTCGCCTGCGGGTGAGCGCCAGCCTGACCGTCGCCGAACAGCTGCTGCCGCGGTGGCTGGTCGCGCTACGGGCGGGGAATCAGCAGCGTGGTGAGCAGCCGGCCGAGATCGACCTGCTGGCCACCAACAGCGACGTGGTGGCGGCCACCGTCCGGGACGGCCGCGCGGATGTGGGGTTCGTCGAGGGGCCGCAGCCCCCGAAGGGGCTCCGCAGCCGGGCGGTCGGGCATGACCGGCTCGCCGTGGTGGTGCCGCCCGAACATCCCTGGAGCCGCCGGCAGCGCCCGCTCACGGCGACGGAACTGGGGCGCACCTCCCTGGTGAGTCGCGAGGTCGGTTCCGGCACCCGTGACGCGTTGTCCGCCGCCCTGCGCAGCGCTTTGGGCGACGACTACGAACCACCGCCACCCTCACTGGCCCTCTCCACCGCTGCCGCCGTACGGTCAGCCGTGATCGCCGGGGCGGGGCCGGCTGTACTCAGCGAACTGGCGGTGGCCGACGACCTGAGCTCAGGGCGGCTACGCCAGATCCGGGTGGAGGGGCTGGAGCTGACCCGCACACTCCGCGCGGTCTGGCTGGGCGGGGCCACGCCTCCGTCGGGAGCGGCGCGGGATCTGGTCGCGATCGCCGTGGCCCATCCGGCGGGGCGGCGCTGA
- a CDS encoding Tellurite resistance protein TehA, giving the protein MTTLAPAPGRPSPHRLDATERSGTTERSGTTERSGTAARSGGALAYLPPNWFAAVMGTGIVAVAAVGLPVHIPGMHTLATGFWAVAALLLVLLTVATAVHWVGSPGVARSYARHPVLGHFYGAMPMALMTVGAGTLLVGKDILGLRVAVALDWGLWGMGTLLGLITAVWVPRLTLGRLTSRRRTADAFGGWLMPVVPPMVSASTGALLIPHTAGHSLRVALLGGCYAMFAGSLLASAPVIAHICRRLSGHAPLPALLVPTLWIVLGPLGQSVTAANLLGRASSQVLPAGAAGALQEFGVIYGIPVLAAALIWSAVAARITQRTARHGDGLPFALTWWSFTFPIGTCVTGLSTLAVRTGLHVLSDAAALLFAILVAAWLLVASRTLSGVVQGRLLRAPDPEPRAAG; this is encoded by the coding sequence ATGACCACTCTTGCCCCCGCTCCCGGCCGGCCGTCACCCCACCGCCTCGACGCCACTGAGCGTTCCGGCACCACTGAGCGTTCCGGCACCACCGAGCGTTCCGGCACCGCGGCGCGTTCTGGCGGGGCCCTCGCCTACCTCCCGCCGAACTGGTTCGCCGCCGTGATGGGCACCGGAATCGTGGCGGTCGCGGCCGTCGGCCTCCCCGTACACATCCCAGGAATGCACACCCTGGCCACGGGGTTCTGGGCGGTCGCCGCTCTTCTGCTCGTGCTGCTGACGGTGGCCACCGCGGTGCACTGGGTCGGCTCGCCCGGCGTCGCCCGCAGCTACGCACGCCACCCGGTGCTCGGGCATTTCTACGGAGCGATGCCGATGGCGCTGATGACGGTGGGGGCGGGAACACTCCTGGTGGGAAAGGACATTCTTGGCCTGAGGGTGGCCGTCGCGCTGGACTGGGGGCTCTGGGGGATGGGCACCCTGCTGGGCCTGATCACGGCCGTCTGGGTACCGCGCCTGACCCTCGGACGCCTGACTTCCCGACGTCGGACGGCCGATGCCTTCGGTGGTTGGCTCATGCCGGTCGTACCGCCGATGGTCTCCGCCTCAACCGGTGCGCTGCTCATCCCGCACACCGCCGGGCATTCGCTACGGGTCGCCCTCCTTGGCGGCTGTTACGCGATGTTCGCGGGCAGCCTGCTCGCGTCGGCACCGGTGATCGCCCATATCTGCCGACGCCTGAGTGGCCACGCCCCGCTCCCAGCGCTGCTGGTTCCGACGCTCTGGATCGTGCTCGGTCCGCTCGGCCAGTCTGTGACCGCAGCCAATCTGCTCGGGCGGGCGTCCAGTCAGGTGCTGCCGGCCGGTGCCGCTGGCGCGCTGCAGGAATTCGGCGTGATCTACGGCATCCCGGTGCTCGCGGCAGCGCTCATCTGGAGTGCAGTAGCCGCCCGGATCACGCAGCGCACCGCCCGTCACGGCGATGGGCTGCCCTTCGCGCTCACCTGGTGGTCCTTCACCTTCCCAATCGGGACCTGCGTCACGGGCCTCTCCACACTGGCCGTCCGCACCGGGCTGCACGTGCTGAGCGACGCTGCTGCCCTGCTCTTCGCGATCCTGGTCGCGGCGTGGCTACTGGTCGCGAGCCGGACCCTCAGCGGGGTGGTGCAGGGGCGACTCTTGCGCGCCCCTGATCCGGAGCCACGAGCGGCCGGCTAA
- a CDS encoding Cell wall-associated hydrolase, NlpC family, whose amino-acid sequence MAGAAAHTGTKRVAATLSTLLCLLLSLLTAARSAVADPSPAAPSGTAAQQKSAADAKVAALTAKIVAARERVAAANGAAEVAEQQYARQVELQSKAAAAAAAAEASRVAAQQSVDLKHAQVVDMVITTYESGNNVPGSSMAAMISAPDIETLINQTGLRQQLSSEQANVLTQFGVALGAVSTAERAAKDALSRQQAATTAAQQAVSAARAASARARAEQASLDSALTAAKGVAAAAAEALAAEQAAVAAETAAQARAIQQQYAAQIAAAPSVPIAPNTGHWTPAAGQTAVNRALRWLGTPYSWAGGGLSGPTLGVAVDSDSAHDGSIVGFDCSGLMMYAWAPYLTLTHNAAEQYVEAGSVHPSTADLMPGDMLFWSPAGGAANISHVAMYIGDGNVVQAPHSGDVIKITPMNSVDYGYFGATRPLT is encoded by the coding sequence ATGGCTGGCGCCGCCGCACATACCGGTACGAAGCGAGTTGCCGCAACACTCTCGACGCTGCTGTGCCTGCTCCTCTCCCTGCTGACCGCGGCCCGTTCCGCCGTCGCCGACCCGTCGCCCGCCGCGCCCAGCGGCACCGCCGCCCAGCAGAAGTCCGCTGCCGACGCGAAGGTGGCCGCGCTCACCGCGAAGATCGTCGCCGCCCGGGAACGGGTCGCCGCAGCGAACGGAGCGGCTGAGGTGGCCGAGCAGCAGTACGCCCGGCAGGTCGAACTGCAGAGCAAGGCTGCAGCCGCAGCCGCCGCCGCCGAAGCGAGCCGGGTGGCCGCGCAGCAGAGTGTGGATCTCAAGCATGCGCAGGTCGTCGACATGGTGATCACGACCTATGAGAGCGGGAACAACGTGCCCGGCTCATCGATGGCCGCGATGATTTCGGCTCCGGACATCGAGACGTTGATCAACCAGACTGGTCTGCGTCAGCAGCTATCTTCTGAGCAGGCGAACGTGCTGACCCAGTTCGGGGTCGCGCTGGGCGCTGTCAGCACCGCTGAGCGGGCAGCCAAGGATGCGTTGAGCCGCCAGCAGGCGGCGACGACCGCGGCCCAGCAGGCGGTGTCGGCGGCCCGCGCCGCCTCCGCCCGGGCGCGGGCCGAGCAGGCATCTCTCGACTCCGCATTGACCGCCGCCAAGGGAGTGGCCGCCGCGGCGGCCGAGGCGCTGGCCGCCGAGCAGGCGGCGGTCGCGGCCGAGACCGCGGCCCAGGCCCGGGCCATTCAGCAGCAGTACGCCGCCCAGATCGCCGCCGCGCCGAGCGTCCCGATCGCCCCGAATACCGGCCACTGGACGCCGGCCGCCGGGCAGACTGCCGTGAACCGTGCGCTGCGCTGGCTGGGGACGCCGTACTCCTGGGCCGGCGGCGGTCTCTCCGGGCCGACCCTCGGCGTGGCCGTCGACAGCGATTCGGCCCACGATGGCAGCATCGTCGGTTTCGACTGCTCCGGGCTGATGATGTACGCCTGGGCCCCCTACCTCACGCTCACCCACAACGCCGCCGAGCAGTACGTCGAGGCCGGCTCGGTTCACCCGTCCACGGCCGATCTGATGCCCGGCGACATGCTCTTCTGGTCGCCGGCCGGCGGCGCGGCCAACATCTCGCACGTCGCGATGTACATCGGCGACGGAAATGTCGTGCAGGCCCCCCACAGCGGTGACGTCATCAAGATCACCCCGATGAACTCGGTGGATTACGGGTACTTCGGCGCCACCCGCCCGCTCACGTGA